The following coding sequences are from one Fibrobacter sp. UWH6 window:
- a CDS encoding ABC transporter permease — MDRAAESLGKFIRKFLYTAVGYLHFVWQMFKSVPGAFSNLHTTVEQMQHVGVTSIPVVVAASLATGAIMSWQLAYQFADMIPLMFVGMAVGKSVMVELCPILTAMVLAGRIGASMCSELGTMAVTEQLDAYKVLGLSPYKFLLAPRLIATVIMLPTLTVLSIFIGIIGGYEVAHLYKEVSFSVFFYGVRMFYQDWDLIVGLIKATLYGFFISSYACYFGFTTHSGAEGVGKATKATVVAGMTSILIGGYVLSQLLLL, encoded by the coding sequence ATGGACAGAGCCGCAGAAAGTCTGGGCAAATTCATCCGGAAATTTCTGTACACCGCCGTCGGTTATCTGCACTTCGTGTGGCAGATGTTTAAGAGTGTGCCTGGAGCCTTCAGCAACTTGCACACAACCGTAGAACAGATGCAGCATGTGGGTGTCACCAGTATCCCTGTGGTGGTGGCAGCCTCCCTTGCGACAGGAGCCATCATGTCTTGGCAGCTGGCTTACCAGTTCGCCGATATGATACCCCTGATGTTTGTGGGCATGGCCGTGGGAAAATCCGTGATGGTCGAGTTGTGTCCCATTCTTACAGCCATGGTGCTGGCAGGCCGAATCGGAGCCTCCATGTGTTCTGAGCTTGGCACTATGGCGGTCACGGAACAGCTTGATGCATACAAAGTATTAGGTCTCAGTCCCTATAAGTTCTTGCTGGCCCCCCGCCTGATTGCAACAGTCATCATGTTACCCACCCTGACGGTGTTGAGTATTTTTATCGGCATTATCGGCGGATACGAAGTCGCTCACCTGTACAAGGAAGTTTCTTTTTCCGTATTCTTCTACGGTGTTAGAATGTTCTACCAGGATTGGGACCTGATCGTGGGCTTGATCAAGGCCACTCTCTACGGATTCTTTATATCCAGTTACGCATGCTATTTCGGCTTTACCACCCATAGCGGCGCCGAAGGCGTAGGCAAGGCAACAAAGGCCACCGTGGTGGCAGGCATGACCAGTATTCTTATTGGTGGTTACGTGCTTTCACAGCTGTTGCTCCTGTAA
- a CDS encoding magnesium transporter CorA family protein: MLKKYYKIESGRLASAPNEEVADIVMMGSLSQEQRSVLVKEYEITEHTIASAFDSDELSRIEYDDDFTTIVFKKPKNYSAADNFQFRVESFGIFIFKDWVLLLTDSDIPITDEKRFSKIDSLNTFVLKVLSYAIYHFNEHLKIINRINDELEQKLRTAMENKYLLSMFSLNKGLIYYVSALNSNDTLLRKLQMGRSLNWTEAERELLEDIQIENGQSLQQANIYANILTSMMDARASVISNNVNTLMKNLTIVTISISLPTFFASLFGMNVRLPFGMNGDATGGSDLAFWIIIAMCFLSVLVFMAIWTRKK; encoded by the coding sequence ATGCTCAAGAAGTACTATAAAATCGAATCAGGGCGCCTCGCTAGTGCCCCGAACGAAGAAGTGGCAGACATCGTCATGATGGGTTCTCTTAGCCAGGAACAGCGAAGCGTGCTGGTTAAGGAATACGAAATCACGGAACATACCATTGCGTCTGCATTCGACTCCGACGAACTTTCCCGTATAGAATACGATGATGACTTTACCACCATCGTGTTTAAGAAGCCCAAGAACTATTCTGCGGCCGATAATTTCCAGTTCCGCGTAGAATCTTTCGGTATCTTCATTTTCAAGGACTGGGTGTTGCTCCTGACGGACTCCGACATTCCCATTACCGACGAAAAGCGTTTTTCCAAGATCGACAGCCTGAACACTTTCGTGCTTAAGGTTCTTAGCTATGCGATTTACCACTTCAACGAACACTTGAAGATCATCAATCGCATCAACGACGAACTGGAACAGAAGCTCCGTACCGCCATGGAAAACAAGTACCTGCTTTCCATGTTCAGCCTGAACAAGGGCTTGATCTACTACGTCAGCGCCCTGAACAGTAACGATACCCTGCTCCGCAAGCTCCAGATGGGCCGCAGCCTCAACTGGACCGAAGCCGAACGTGAATTGCTGGAAGACATCCAGATTGAAAACGGCCAGAGCCTGCAGCAGGCAAACATCTACGCCAACATTTTGACGTCCATGATGGATGCCCGCGCTAGCGTCATCAGCAACAACGTGAACACGCTGATGAAGAACCTGACCATCGTGACCATTTCTATTTCCCTCCCGACGTTCTTCGCCAGCTTGTTCGGCATGAACGTGCGCCTGCCCTTCGGCATGAACGGCGATGCCACCGGAGGTAGCGACCTGGCATTCTGGATTATCATTGCCATGTGCTTCCTGTCTGTGCTTGTGTTCATGGCCATCTGGACAAGAAAAAAATAG
- a CDS encoding S41 family peptidase has product MKLYFFGMKFYMPNFRNFFVASLSALALANAAGDKQTPPGDFYDEVSRLNKVLSEVNRKYVEDVNPTELTDAALGGIRNILDPHTTVFSPKDYESLKVSMEGKFGGVGITISLRDNILTVISPLSGTPAFRLGIRAGDRIRKIDGKDTKGLTLDDAVSKLRGKIGTDVTVSIEREGVPDLMDFTITRAEIIVHAVPHYGMVTKDIGYIKLATFSDKTTSDVENALRSLQKQGMKKVILDMRYNPGGLLNQAIEISELFLKQGNVIVSTRGRTQRTESRARKDGIIKQDIPMVVLVNQGSASAAEIVSGALQDWDRALIIGKTSFGKGSVQTIFPLDNQGNALKLTTAFYYLPFGRCINKPENGIKGLKLQEAEYDAEESGDEAKVDSLKKDTVAQDTFYTNNGRMMFGSGGITPDVEVELDPMPWVVQVQERMSMYFKFAVKARPDLEKSGAKISAEWEVPDSLYLQFKDYCMKDTNFTKIKSNALVGVDQLEKSIIREQNYMGDSSKTVTDSVLAARLAEMRTALENNRNAQFDENKDYIKDGIKRELLTSFINDSVSTAFSLKRDKQLNEAIKYLSDMSLYNKAIAPAKKQPAKKPTAEKAKDSKKK; this is encoded by the coding sequence ATGAAATTGTATTTTTTCGGTATGAAATTCTATATGCCGAACTTTCGCAATTTTTTCGTAGCTTCCCTTTCTGCACTTGCTCTTGCCAACGCAGCAGGTGACAAGCAGACACCCCCGGGTGATTTCTATGACGAAGTTTCCCGACTGAACAAGGTTCTTTCTGAAGTCAACCGCAAGTATGTCGAAGACGTGAACCCCACGGAACTGACGGACGCCGCCCTGGGTGGCATCCGCAACATCCTGGACCCCCATACTACGGTATTCAGCCCCAAGGACTACGAAAGCCTCAAGGTATCCATGGAAGGCAAGTTCGGCGGCGTAGGTATTACTATCAGCCTCCGCGACAACATTCTGACCGTGATTTCTCCGCTGTCTGGCACCCCGGCATTCCGTCTGGGCATCCGCGCAGGCGACCGCATCCGCAAAATTGACGGCAAGGACACCAAGGGTCTGACCCTGGATGACGCCGTCAGCAAGCTCCGCGGCAAGATCGGTACCGATGTGACCGTCTCTATTGAACGTGAAGGCGTTCCCGACCTGATGGATTTCACCATTACCCGTGCAGAAATCATTGTGCATGCAGTGCCCCATTACGGCATGGTGACCAAGGATATCGGCTATATCAAGTTGGCAACCTTTAGCGACAAGACCACCAGCGACGTGGAAAACGCCCTCCGCAGCCTGCAGAAACAGGGCATGAAGAAGGTGATTCTCGACATGCGCTACAACCCCGGTGGACTTTTGAACCAGGCTATCGAAATTAGCGAACTGTTCCTAAAGCAGGGCAATGTCATCGTAAGTACCCGCGGCCGTACCCAGCGTACCGAAAGCCGTGCCCGCAAAGACGGTATCATAAAGCAGGACATTCCCATGGTGGTCCTGGTAAACCAGGGTTCCGCCAGCGCAGCAGAAATTGTTTCTGGCGCACTGCAGGACTGGGACCGCGCTCTCATTATCGGTAAGACCTCCTTCGGTAAGGGTTCCGTACAGACCATCTTCCCGCTGGATAACCAGGGCAACGCCCTGAAGCTGACCACCGCATTCTACTACCTGCCTTTCGGACGTTGCATCAACAAGCCCGAAAACGGGATCAAGGGTCTGAAGTTGCAGGAAGCCGAATACGACGCCGAAGAATCCGGCGACGAGGCAAAGGTTGATTCCCTGAAAAAGGATACCGTAGCCCAGGATACCTTCTACACCAACAACGGCCGTATGATGTTCGGCAGCGGCGGCATCACTCCTGACGTTGAAGTTGAACTGGACCCCATGCCCTGGGTTGTTCAGGTTCAGGAAAGAATGTCTATGTACTTCAAGTTTGCTGTAAAGGCTCGCCCGGACCTGGAAAAGTCTGGCGCAAAGATCAGTGCAGAATGGGAAGTACCCGACAGCCTGTACCTGCAGTTCAAGGACTACTGCATGAAGGATACCAACTTCACGAAAATCAAGTCTAACGCACTTGTTGGCGTCGACCAGTTGGAAAAGAGCATTATCCGTGAACAGAACTACATGGGCGATTCCTCCAAGACCGTAACCGATTCCGTCTTGGCAGCCCGTCTGGCAGAAATGCGCACAGCCCTGGAAAACAACAGGAATGCCCAGTTCGACGAAAACAAGGATTATATCAAGGACGGCATCAAGCGTGAACTTCTGACTTCCTTCATTAACGATTCTGTAAGTACCGCATTCTCCCTGAAGCGCGACAAGCAGCTGAACGAAGCCATCAAGTATCTGAGCGACATGAGCCTTTACAACAAGGCTATCGCTCCGGCAAAAAAACAGCCCGCCAAGAAGCCCACCGCCGAAAAGGCCAAGGACTCCAAGAAGAAATAA
- a CDS encoding polyprenyl synthetase family protein, whose amino-acid sequence MNSKDSLQSKADFQTVLNQARDLVKDQLQLTEEVIMDVARKAPAGISERLVSLFQRKGKRIRSTLLCLIAQSGSVKPNADRVAHACAGIELLHLASLVHDDIIDGTDIRRGQKTAHKEWGTQVAVLIGDYVLSQAMRCVINEESRDVPVILSNAADKLIAGEILELDYSGNTHLSFEKYDEIIDGKTAALIDAAARIGGILAGFDAENADKCAQMGSHFGIAFQIVDDLLDYGFGSQNLDKAKFTDLGNGLITLPLLYYFDGCSAADRNEMESLIAKASEAGVPEKIIAKLNEKEAFKKAKVCAQDHLEKALEIANQLPASNFTDEIVAMFASMSDRGN is encoded by the coding sequence ATGAATTCCAAGGATTCCCTTCAAAGTAAAGCTGATTTTCAGACCGTTCTAAACCAAGCCCGTGACCTCGTAAAGGACCAGCTCCAGCTGACGGAAGAGGTCATCATGGACGTGGCAAGGAAAGCCCCCGCAGGCATTTCTGAACGTTTGGTATCTCTGTTCCAGCGCAAGGGCAAACGCATTCGTTCTACCCTGCTTTGCCTGATTGCCCAGAGCGGCAGCGTAAAGCCCAACGCCGACCGCGTTGCACACGCTTGCGCAGGCATTGAATTGCTGCACCTGGCAAGCCTGGTCCACGACGATATTATCGACGGAACAGACATCCGCCGCGGTCAGAAGACAGCCCACAAGGAATGGGGAACTCAGGTTGCCGTTCTCATTGGCGACTACGTTCTTTCCCAGGCCATGCGTTGCGTCATCAACGAAGAATCCCGAGACGTGCCCGTGATTCTTTCTAACGCAGCCGACAAGCTGATTGCAGGTGAAATTCTCGAGCTGGACTATTCCGGCAATACCCACCTGTCCTTTGAAAAGTATGACGAAATCATCGATGGCAAGACCGCTGCCCTGATTGACGCAGCAGCCCGTATTGGCGGCATCCTGGCCGGCTTCGATGCAGAAAACGCAGACAAGTGCGCCCAGATGGGTAGCCATTTCGGCATCGCCTTCCAGATCGTGGATGACTTGCTGGACTACGGCTTTGGCAGCCAGAACCTGGACAAGGCCAAGTTCACCGACCTTGGCAACGGCCTGATTACCCTGCCCCTGCTGTACTACTTTGACGGATGCTCCGCAGCCGACCGCAACGAGATGGAAAGTCTCATCGCCAAGGCTTCCGAGGCTGGCGTTCCCGAAAAGATTATCGCCAAGCTGAACGAAAAGGAAGCATTCAAGAAGGCCAAGGTCTGCGCTCAGGACCACCTGGAAAAGGCTCTTGAAATTGCAAACCAGCTTCCGGCAAGCAATTTCACCGACGAAATCGTTGCCATGTTCGCCTCCATGAGCGATCGCGGAAACTGA
- a CDS encoding protein translocase subunit SecDF has translation MNKNKFGMREFIILLVIILSAYTVWPSIQVHSKSGDEKKTFLKENPKLGAKSINFGLDLAGGTAITLEIEKSGIKNEDIKDVQEQSLEIIRNRVDQYGLSEPQISPSGDDRIVVELAGVDDSTAKALVGSTAKLEFKILAEAEKFQQVVLLIDQYLTRQTTDIAADSAATVDTTAAAAKDSAKDTTKALSDDELLGNTQVAEAAPAAETAETAKAEPASEVGTALSAYYMNFGNGGFIAEESVEKVKKLLATEGVQKLIPRDVNFAFGSGLEPVQRGSQIKAKRLYLLKRRAEMSGDDVVDAQPHRVSDGVSAGEVAVSLKFGGIGPKKFSAVTAANIGKQMAIVLDNQVISAPVIRDRIPNGEAQITGLDDMAEANRLSVVLRAGALKAPMNIIESRSVGATLGEENIVQGFGSGAVGLILCLVFMIGYYRLGGFIASLGMIINTLVTAAVMSVFNATLTLPGIAGFILVLGMSLDANVIIYERIREEIKGGLTARAAVAKGYERAFSAIFDSNLTTVLTALILYKIGTGSVKGFGLTLMIGIITSLFCALTVTRAVFDWKLAKQDATTLSIGGGFKFLNNANLPVVPNRGKFKLVSIIMIVVSIASIAVKGFDFSIDFTGGQVYTVQYQDADKHEGDLNKALADAGIKGAKVRSLGGTSANSYQISMRASEDAQFEVKMAQAFEAANQKVEIVAKDNVGPTIGKELRNDAIMAIILAWIAIGLYVWFRFGKLGLGFGIGAVVGLVHDSLITLGFISLFGLSFDGALIASLLTMIGYSVNDTIVVFDRVRENAAIHGLTGFDKTLNSSINQCFSRTVITSLTTLFVCLVLAIMGGSSIRDFGMVMVFGIFIGTYSSVCICSPFVLWYSKRFKTGV, from the coding sequence ATGAACAAGAACAAATTCGGCATGCGAGAATTCATCATTCTCCTCGTCATTATTCTTTCGGCCTACACTGTATGGCCTTCTATTCAGGTTCACTCCAAGTCGGGTGATGAGAAAAAGACCTTCCTTAAGGAAAATCCGAAGCTGGGTGCAAAGTCCATCAACTTCGGTTTGGACCTCGCTGGTGGTACCGCCATTACTCTCGAAATCGAGAAGTCCGGTATCAAGAACGAAGATATCAAGGACGTTCAGGAACAGTCCCTGGAAATCATTCGTAACCGCGTTGACCAGTACGGTCTTTCTGAACCTCAGATTTCTCCCAGCGGCGACGACCGTATCGTGGTTGAACTGGCAGGTGTGGATGACTCCACCGCTAAGGCTCTCGTGGGTTCCACCGCAAAGCTGGAATTCAAGATTCTGGCCGAAGCTGAAAAGTTCCAGCAGGTCGTTCTGCTCATCGACCAGTACCTGACCCGTCAGACTACTGACATCGCTGCAGACTCTGCCGCAACCGTCGACACTACCGCCGCCGCAGCCAAGGATTCCGCTAAGGACACCACCAAGGCTCTCTCCGATGACGAACTTCTCGGTAACACTCAGGTTGCTGAAGCCGCTCCCGCAGCAGAAACTGCAGAAACTGCCAAGGCTGAACCGGCAAGCGAAGTCGGCACTGCTCTTTCCGCTTACTACATGAACTTCGGCAACGGTGGTTTCATCGCCGAAGAAAGTGTTGAAAAGGTCAAGAAGCTTCTCGCTACTGAAGGCGTTCAGAAGCTGATTCCCCGTGACGTGAACTTTGCCTTCGGTAGCGGTCTGGAACCTGTCCAGCGCGGCTCCCAGATCAAGGCCAAGCGTCTTTACCTCCTGAAGCGTCGCGCCGAAATGTCCGGTGACGATGTTGTTGACGCTCAGCCGCACCGCGTTAGCGATGGTGTCAGCGCCGGCGAAGTTGCCGTTAGCCTCAAGTTCGGTGGCATCGGCCCCAAGAAGTTCTCCGCTGTAACTGCTGCAAACATCGGCAAGCAGATGGCTATCGTTCTCGACAACCAGGTGATTTCCGCTCCGGTGATCCGCGACCGTATCCCCAATGGCGAAGCTCAGATTACTGGCCTCGACGACATGGCTGAAGCAAACCGTCTGTCTGTCGTGCTCCGTGCCGGTGCTCTCAAGGCTCCCATGAACATCATCGAATCTCGTAGCGTCGGTGCTACCCTCGGTGAAGAAAACATCGTTCAGGGCTTCGGTTCTGGCGCTGTCGGCCTTATCCTCTGCCTCGTGTTCATGATCGGCTACTACCGCCTCGGTGGTTTCATCGCAAGCCTGGGTATGATCATCAATACTTTGGTTACCGCAGCCGTTATGTCTGTGTTTAACGCTACCCTGACTCTCCCGGGCATCGCTGGCTTCATCCTGGTGCTTGGTATGTCTCTCGACGCAAACGTCATTATTTACGAACGTATCCGCGAAGAAATCAAGGGCGGCCTCACTGCCCGCGCCGCTGTCGCCAAGGGTTACGAACGTGCATTCAGCGCCATTTTCGACTCCAACCTGACCACCGTGCTTACCGCCTTGATCCTTTACAAGATCGGTACCGGTTCCGTGAAGGGTTTCGGTCTTACCTTGATGATCGGTATTATTACTTCTCTCTTCTGCGCTCTTACTGTTACCCGCGCCGTGTTCGACTGGAAGCTTGCTAAGCAGGACGCAACCACCCTCTCTATCGGTGGCGGCTTCAAGTTCCTCAACAACGCTAACCTGCCTGTTGTTCCCAACCGCGGTAAGTTCAAGCTGGTCTCCATCATCATGATCGTGGTCAGTATCGCCTCTATCGCTGTTAAGGGCTTCGACTTCAGCATCGACTTCACTGGTGGTCAGGTTTATACCGTCCAGTATCAGGATGCCGATAAGCATGAAGGCGACCTGAACAAGGCTCTCGCCGATGCTGGTATCAAGGGTGCAAAGGTTCGCTCTCTGGGTGGTACCTCCGCTAACTCCTACCAGATCAGCATGCGCGCTTCTGAAGACGCTCAGTTTGAAGTCAAGATGGCTCAGGCCTTCGAAGCTGCAAACCAGAAGGTTGAAATTGTGGCTAAGGACAACGTTGGTCCTACCATCGGTAAGGAACTTCGTAACGACGCTATCATGGCCATCATCCTCGCATGGATCGCCATCGGTCTCTATGTGTGGTTCCGCTTCGGTAAGCTGGGTCTTGGCTTCGGTATCGGTGCTGTGGTCGGCCTCGTCCACGACTCCCTCATTACCTTGGGCTTCATCTCCCTCTTCGGCCTTTCCTTCGACGGTGCTCTCATCGCATCTCTCCTCACCATGATCGGTTACTCCGTTAACGATACCATCGTGGTGTTCGACCGTGTTCGTGAAAACGCCGCCATCCATGGCCTCACTGGCTTCGACAAGACTCTCAACAGCTCTATCAACCAGTGCTTCAGCCGTACCGTGATTACCTCTCTCACCACCCTCTTCGTCTGCTTGGTTCTCGCTATCATGGGCGGTTCCTCCATCCGCGACTTCGGTATGGTGATGGTCTTCGGTATCTTCATCGGTACCTACTCCTCTGTCTGCATTTGCTCTCCCTTCGTGCTCTGGTACTCCAAGCGCTTCAAGACCGGTGTGTAA
- a CDS encoding RNA polymerase sigma factor RpoD/SigA produces MNTNTRTRSEKDAYFRYLDEISKYPLLTKEQEYILLRKIQQQGSRSAMEMLVNSNLRFVVNIANLYKGQGVDVIELINEGNMGLMHAAKRFDLSTNLKFISYAVWWVRQNIVRHIAENGRIVRISAEKELVIRKFSKHGGTLRQNIGGTLSIDPKSLEGVSKYKADSIEKILMMAQRSSSLDAPLSTNQELTLGDTLSDSENKADNLAAYSFVKKHMDKAMKDNLSEEEMRVIKLCFGFDRDIEYTLKDIGPMVGLSKERVRQIKKAALDKLRGDYRTHDLHGAA; encoded by the coding sequence ATGAATACAAATACACGTACAAGAAGCGAGAAGGACGCATACTTCCGTTATCTCGACGAGATTTCCAAATATCCGCTGCTTACCAAGGAACAGGAATACATTTTACTCCGTAAGATCCAGCAGCAGGGTAGCCGTTCTGCAATGGAAATGCTGGTCAATTCCAATCTCCGATTCGTTGTAAACATCGCCAATCTGTATAAGGGTCAGGGCGTTGACGTAATCGAACTGATTAACGAAGGTAATATGGGTTTGATGCACGCCGCCAAGCGTTTTGACCTTAGCACCAATCTTAAGTTTATCAGTTATGCCGTATGGTGGGTTCGTCAGAACATTGTACGCCACATCGCAGAAAACGGCCGCATCGTTCGCATCAGCGCTGAAAAGGAACTGGTAATTCGTAAGTTTTCAAAGCACGGAGGCACCCTCCGTCAGAATATCGGTGGAACACTATCCATTGACCCCAAGAGTCTTGAAGGTGTTTCCAAGTACAAGGCAGACTCTATTGAAAAGATCTTGATGATGGCTCAGCGTTCCTCCTCTCTCGACGCCCCCTTGAGCACCAATCAGGAACTCACCTTAGGCGACACCTTGTCTGATTCAGAAAACAAGGCTGACAACCTGGCCGCATATAGCTTTGTCAAGAAGCATATGGACAAGGCCATGAAGGACAACCTTTCCGAAGAAGAAATGCGAGTGATCAAGCTCTGCTTCGGCTTCGATCGGGACATCGAATACACCCTCAAGGATATCGGTCCCATGGTTGGTCTTTCTAAAGAAAGAGTTCGCCAGATCAAGAAGGCCGCCCTGGACAAGCTCCGCGGAGATTACAGGACTCACGACCTTCACGGCGCAGCCTAG
- the gyrB gene encoding DNA topoisomerase (ATP-hydrolyzing) subunit B yields the protein MAENLENTENDVKVDSIETVNQNVSTEDLKKAEEDYSGSNITVLEGLEAVRVRPAMYIGSTDIRGLHHLVWEVVDNSVDESLAGFCNHIEIAILPGNGIRVTDNGRGIPTDIHPKEKVGTLEVVMTKLHAGGKFDSNSYKVSAGLHGVGVSCVNALSTKLVATVRRKGKVVTQTFSKGIPCGPQQEIGTCAENETGTTIEFYPDDTIFSETVYVYDTLATRFRELAFLMSGLRLTLTDERTEEKVSETFCYPGGVSEFVRYVDEHRTPLFQAPIHLVLPDGQYPLEVAMWYNDGYQENFFSFVNNVNTYDGGTHVTGFKTALTRVINKFAAEMPKGKKDIQITSDDIREGLTAVIAIKVSQPQFEGQTKRKLGNSEITSYVASAFGAKLEEYFQENPAAVRVILDKVYNAAQAREAAHKARNLARRKNVLESGGLPGKLADCSSRDPKECEMFIVEGDSAGGSAKQGRKREFQAILPLRGKILNVEKASLHRVLDTEEIQNLVNAIGCGLGSECKLEKLRYHKIVIMTDADVDGSHIQTLLLTFFFRYMRPLIDNGHVFLAMPPLYKLKVGLKEQYLFDENAKEEAMAKLEDKKNVTITRFKGLGEMSAEQLFETTMDPEKRLLKQCYVEDAVVADQIFSMLMGEDVEPRRKFIENNAYKVLDELDV from the coding sequence ATGGCAGAAAATTTGGAAAATACAGAGAACGACGTTAAGGTCGATTCCATTGAAACAGTCAATCAGAACGTTTCTACCGAAGACCTGAAGAAGGCCGAAGAAGATTATAGCGGCTCCAACATTACCGTGTTGGAAGGTCTCGAAGCGGTGCGCGTGCGCCCGGCAATGTACATCGGTTCTACCGATATTCGCGGTTTGCATCACCTGGTGTGGGAAGTGGTGGACAACTCCGTGGACGAATCCCTGGCCGGATTCTGTAACCATATCGAAATTGCAATCCTTCCGGGTAACGGAATCCGCGTGACCGACAACGGCCGTGGCATTCCCACCGACATCCACCCCAAGGAAAAGGTGGGTACACTGGAAGTGGTGATGACCAAGCTCCATGCCGGTGGTAAGTTCGACAGCAATTCCTATAAGGTTTCTGCAGGTCTCCATGGCGTGGGTGTCAGCTGCGTTAACGCCCTTTCTACCAAGCTTGTGGCTACCGTTCGCCGTAAGGGCAAGGTAGTGACCCAGACCTTTAGCAAGGGTATTCCTTGCGGACCCCAGCAGGAAATCGGAACCTGCGCCGAAAACGAAACCGGAACCACCATCGAGTTCTATCCGGACGATACCATTTTCAGCGAAACCGTTTACGTTTACGACACCCTGGCTACCCGCTTCCGCGAACTGGCATTCTTGATGAGCGGCCTGCGCCTGACCTTGACCGACGAACGTACCGAAGAAAAGGTGAGTGAAACCTTCTGCTATCCGGGTGGCGTTTCTGAATTCGTGCGCTATGTGGATGAACACCGCACTCCGCTGTTCCAGGCCCCGATTCACCTGGTGCTCCCCGATGGCCAGTATCCTCTGGAAGTGGCCATGTGGTACAACGACGGCTATCAGGAAAACTTCTTTAGCTTCGTGAACAACGTGAACACCTACGATGGCGGTACCCACGTTACCGGTTTCAAGACCGCACTGACCCGCGTCATCAACAAGTTTGCCGCCGAAATGCCCAAGGGCAAGAAGGACATCCAGATTACCTCTGACGATATCCGCGAAGGTCTTACCGCCGTTATCGCCATCAAGGTTTCTCAGCCTCAGTTCGAAGGCCAGACCAAGCGTAAGCTGGGCAACTCCGAAATCACCAGCTATGTGGCAAGTGCATTCGGTGCCAAGCTGGAAGAATACTTCCAGGAAAATCCGGCTGCCGTGAGAGTCATTCTGGACAAGGTCTACAACGCAGCCCAGGCACGCGAAGCCGCCCATAAGGCTCGTAACCTGGCCCGCCGCAAGAACGTTCTTGAAAGTGGCGGACTTCCGGGTAAGCTGGCCGACTGCAGTAGCCGCGATCCCAAGGAATGCGAAATGTTCATTGTGGAAGGAGACTCTGCAGGTGGTTCTGCAAAGCAGGGCCGCAAGCGCGAATTCCAGGCCATCCTCCCCCTCCGCGGTAAGATCCTGAACGTAGAAAAGGCAAGCCTCCACCGCGTGCTGGACACCGAAGAAATCCAGAACCTGGTGAACGCCATCGGTTGCGGCCTCGGTTCTGAATGCAAGCTGGAAAAGCTCCGCTACCACAAGATCGTGATCATGACCGATGCTGATGTGGACGGCTCCCATATTCAGACTTTGCTGCTGACTTTCTTCTTCCGCTATATGCGTCCCCTTATCGACAACGGCCACGTGTTCCTGGCCATGCCTCCTCTGTACAAGCTGAAGGTGGGCCTCAAGGAGCAGTACCTGTTCGACGAAAACGCCAAGGAAGAAGCCATGGCCAAGCTGGAAGACAAGAAGAATGTCACCATCACCCGATTCAAAGGTCTTGGCGAAATGTCTGCTGAACAGCTTTTCGAAACCACCATGGATCCCGAAAAGCGCCTGCTGAAGCAGTGCTATGTGGAAGACGCCGTTGTGGCCGACCAGATCTTTAGCATGCTCATGGGCGAAGACGTGGAACCCCGCCGTAAGTTTATTGAAAATAATGCCTACAAGGTTCTTGACGAACTGGATGTTTAA
- a CDS encoding DUF721 domain-containing protein, with the protein MAAFEQRRRKNGVCKNGPADISVLLKMVLDKSNITEDMTFKTLSEGFEKVVGTLLLPHVKIDRFNKGILVLKCANSAWKHELFLQKKAIIDKCNLLLGKPAVRDVRLI; encoded by the coding sequence ATGGCCGCATTTGAACAAAGACGACGGAAGAATGGAGTCTGCAAGAATGGTCCTGCAGACATTAGCGTTCTTCTGAAAATGGTTCTGGACAAGAGCAATATCACCGAAGATATGACCTTCAAGACACTGTCGGAAGGGTTCGAGAAAGTGGTCGGAACATTGCTTTTACCCCACGTAAAAATTGACCGTTTTAACAAGGGAATTTTGGTGCTAAAATGCGCCAACTCAGCCTGGAAACACGAGCTGTTCCTGCAAAAAAAAGCTATTATTGACAAGTGTAATTTACTGTTGGGCAAGCCTGCAGTGCGGGATGTCCGACTGATTTAG